The following proteins are co-located in the Neomonachus schauinslandi chromosome 8, ASM220157v2, whole genome shotgun sequence genome:
- the MICAL1 gene encoding F-actin-monooxygenase MICAL1 isoform X1: MASPTSTNPAHAHFESFLQAQLCQDVLSSFQGLCEALGLEPGGGLPQYRKMKAQLNYWSAKSLWAKLDKRAGQPVYQQGRACTNTKCLVVGAGPCGLRAAAELALLGARVVLVEKRTKFSRHNVLHLWPFTIHDLRALGAKKFYGRFCTGTLDHISIRQLQLLLLKVALLLGVEIHWGVTFTGLQPPPKKGSGWRAQLQPSPPAQLANYEFDVLISAAGGKFVPEGFTVREMRGKLAIGITVNFVNGRTVEETQVPEISGVARIYNQSFFQSLLKATGIDLENIVYYKDDTHYFVMTAKKQCLLRLGVLRQDWPEIDRLLGSANVVPEALQRFVRAAADFATHGKLGKLEFARDAHGRPDISAFDFTSMMRAESSARVQEKHGARLLLGLVGDCLVEPFWPLGTGVARGFLAAFDAAWMVKRWAEGAGPLEVLAERESLYQLLSQTSPENMHRNVAQYGLDPATRYPTLNLRAVTPNQVRDLYDVAAKEPVRRNSDKIDGGSPAMGSQELLRWCQEQTAGYPGVHVTDLSSSWADGRALCALLHRLRPGLLEPSELQGLGALEATAWALKMAEYELGITPMLSAKAVVAGSDPLGLIAYLSHFHSTFKNVPHSPGGLEGPASQGFPGTPSAVLFLGKLQRTLQRTRAQVEAKTPSTEEPPVPESGVPPTPPSQDQEAGAGDLCALCGEHLYVLERSCADGRFFHRSCFRCHSCEAMLWPGGYGQHPGDGHFYCLQHLPQTGPKEDGTDLCPESQDVPTPDENSMPSGPSTSVVPQEGTSPVPNPSQPTRRLIRLSSPERQRLSSLNLTPDPELEPPPKPPRSCSALARQALEGSFVGWGMPVQSSQVVAMEEEQEQSPSSSEEEKEAEETVALHSDTEEALLILAKNSGTMSKYPTWRRTLLRRAREEEMKRFCKAQAVQRRLNEIETALGELEAEGMKVELALRSQSRSPEQHKALGLEQLLQLVRKKNSLLAEEAELMLTVKELNLQEEQWQLDQELRSYVNQEGALKTPADRQAEDQLLKKLVDVVNQRDELIRFQEERRLSELALEPGAQG, translated from the exons ATGGCTTCACCCACCTCCACCAACCCAGCGCATGCCCACTTTGAGAGCTTCCTGCAGGCCCAGCTGTGCCAGGATGTGCTGAGCAGCTTCCAGGGGCTATGCGAGGCCCTAGGGCTAGAGCCCGGTGGGGGCCTACCCCAGTACCGCAAGATGAAGGCCCAGCTCAACTACTGGAGTGCCAAGTCGCTGTGGGCCAAGCTGGACAAGCGAGCAGGCCAGCCCGTCTACCAGCAGGGCCGGGCCTGCACCAACACCAAG TGCCTGGTGGTGGGTGCTGGACCCTGTGGGCTGCGGGCTGCTGCAGAGCTGGCCCTGCTGGGGGCCCGTGTGGTGCTGGTGGAGAAGCGCACCAAGTTCTCGCGCCACAACGTGCTGCACCTCTGGCCCTTCACCATCCATGACCTTAGGGCACTTGGCGCCAAGAAGTTCTATGGGCGCTTCTGCACAGGGACCCTGGACCACATCA gcATCCGGCAGCTTCAGCTGCTTTTGTTGAAAGTGGCATTACTGCTCGGGGTGGAAATTCACTGGGGTGTCACTTTCACCggcctccagccccctcccaaaAAGG GGAGTGGCTGGCGTGCCCAGCTCcagcccagccccccagcccaaCTGGCCAACTATGAATTTGATGTTCTCATCTCTGCTGCCGGAGGTAAATTCGTCCCTGAAG GCTTCACAGTGCGAGAAATGCGTGGCAAACTGGCCATTGGCATCACGGTCAACTTTGTGAATGGACGCACAGTGGAAGAGACGCAGGTGCCTGAGATCAGCGGCGTGGCCAGGATCTACAACCAGAGCTTCTTCCAGAGTCTGCTCAAAGCCACAG GCATTGATCTGGAGAACATCGTGTACTATAAGGATGACACCCACTACTTTGTGATGACAGCCAAGAAGCAGTGCCTGCTGCGGCTGGGGGTGCTGCGTCAG GACTGGCCGGAGATCGACCGGCTATTGGGCAGCGCCAATGTGGTGCCCGAGGCTCTGCAGCGCTTCGTCCGGGCAGCTGCTGACTTCGCCACCCACGGCAAGCTCGGGAAGCTGGAGTTTGCCCGGGACGCCCACGGGCGCCCTGACATCTCTGCCTTTGATTTCACAAGCATGATGCGGGCAGAGAGTTCTGCTCGAGTGCAGGAGAAGCACGGCGCCCGCCTGctgctggggctggtgggggacTGCCTGGTGGAG CCCTTCTGGCCCCTGGGCACTGGAGTGGCTCGGGGCTTCTTGGCAGCCTTTGATGCCGCCTGGATGGTGAAGCGGTGGGCAGAGGGTGCTGGGCCCCTAGAAGTGTTGGCCGAGCG GGAGAGCTTGTACCAGCTCCTCTCACAGACCTCCCCAGAAAACATGCACCGCAACGTGGCGCAGTACGGGCTGGACCCAGCCACCCGCTACCCCACCCTGAACCTCCGGGCGGTGACTCCCAATCAG GTACGAGACCTGTATGACGTGGCAGCCAAGGAGCCTGTGAGGAGGAACAGCGACAAGATAGACGGCGGAAGTCCAGCCATGG GCAGCCAGGAGTTGTTGCGCTGGTGCCAGGAGCAGACCGCTGGGTACCCGGGCGTCCACGTCACCGACCTGTCCTCCTCCTGGGCTGACGGGCGGGCCCTGTGCGCCCTGCTGCACCGGCTGCGGCCCGGCCTGCT GGAACCCTCAGAGCTGCAAGGGCTGGGGGCCCTGGAAGCCACTGCTTGGGCACTAAAGATGGCGGAGTATGAGCTGGGCATCACGCCCATGCTGTCCGCAAAGGCGGTGGTGGCAGGGAGCGACCCACTGGGCCTCATCGCATACCTCAGCCACTTCCATAGCACCTTCAAGAACGTGCCCCACAGCCCAGGTGGCCTGGAGG gccCTGCCAGCCAAGGCTTTCCCGGGACCCCCAGTGCTGTGCTATTCCTTGGCAAACTGCAGAGGACCCTGCAACGGACCCGGGCCCAG GTAGAGGCTAAGACCCCAAGTACTGAGGAGCCACCTGTCCCGGAGTCTGGTGTACCCCCGACACCCCCATCCCAAGACCAGGAG GCTGGTGCCGGGGACCTGTGTGCACTCTGTGGGGAACACCTCTACGTCCTGGAACGCTCCTGTGCCGATGGCCGTTTCTTTCACCGGAGCTGCTTCCGCTGCCACAGCTGTGAGGCCATGCTGTGGCCCGGTGGCTACGGGCAGCACCCAGGAGACG GACACTTCTACTGCCTCCAGCACCTGCCCCAGACAGGTCCCAAAGAGGATGGCACTGACCTCTGCCCTGAGAGTCAG GACGTCCCCACACCAGATGAAAACAGCATGCCATCGGGGCCCTCAACTTCTGTCGTCCCCCAGGAGGGGACCAGTCCTGTCCCAAACCCCAGCCAGCCTACCCGCCGGCTGATCCGCCTCTCCAGCCCAGAACGCCAGCGGCTGTCCTCCCTTAATCTGACCCCTGACCCAGAACTGGAGCCTCCACCCAAGCCTCCCCGCAGCTGCTCGGCCTTGGCCCGCCAGGCCCTGGAGGGCAGCTTTGTAGGTTGGGGAATGCCAGTCCAGAGCTCTCAAG TTGTGGCcatggaggaggagcaggaacAGAGTCCCTCCTCCagtgaggaggaaaaggaagcagaggaaacCGTGGCTTTGCACTCAGACACGGAGGAG GCTCTGCTGATCTTGGCCAAGAACTCAGGCACCATGAGCAAGTACCCAACATGGCGTCGGACTCTGTTGCGCCGCGCTagggaggaggagatgaagcGGTTCTGCAAGGCCCAG GCTGTCCAGCGGCGACTAAATGAAATTGAGACTGCTCTAGGGGAGCTGGAGGCTGAGGGCATGAAGGTGGAGCTGGCCTTGAGAAGCCAGAGCA GATCCCCAGAACAGCACAAGGCACTGGGGCTGGAACAGCTGCTACAGCTCGTTCGGAAGAAAAACAGCCTACTGGCGGAGGAAGCTGAGCTCATGCTCAC GGTGAAAGAGCTGAACCTGCAGGAGGAACAGTGGCAGCTGGACCAGGAGCTACGAAGCTACGTAAACCAGGAAG GAGCCCTAAAGACCCCTGCCGATCGGCAGGCTGAGGACCAGCTCCTGAAGAAGCTGGTGGATGTGGTGAACCAGCGAGATGAACTTATCCGCTTCCAGGAAGAACGCAGGCTCAGTGAGCTGGCCTTGGAGCCGGGGGCCCAGGGCTAA
- the MICAL1 gene encoding F-actin-monooxygenase MICAL1 isoform X3, with the protein MASPTSTNPAHAHFESFLQAQLCQDVLSSFQGLCEALGLEPGGGLPQYRKMKAQLNYWSAKSLWAKLDKRAGQPVYQQGRACTNTKCLVVGAGPCGLRAAAELALLGARVVLVEKRTKFSRHNVLHLWPFTIHDLRALGAKKFYGRFCTGTLDHISIRQLQLLLLKVALLLGVEIHWGVTFTGLQPPPKKGSGWRAQLQPSPPAQLANYEFDVLISAAGGKFVPEGFTVREMRGKLAIGITVNFVNGRTVEETQVPEISGVARIYNQSFFQSLLKATGIDLENIVYYKDDTHYFVMTAKKQCLLRLGVLRQPFWPLGTGVARGFLAAFDAAWMVKRWAEGAGPLEVLAERESLYQLLSQTSPENMHRNVAQYGLDPATRYPTLNLRAVTPNQVRDLYDVAAKEPVRRNSDKIDGGSPATGSAGSQELLRWCQEQTAGYPGVHVTDLSSSWADGRALCALLHRLRPGLLEPSELQGLGALEATAWALKMAEYELGITPMLSAKAVVAGSDPLGLIAYLSHFHSTFKNVPHSPGPASQGFPGTPSAVLFLGKLQRTLQRTRAQENGEDTGGKKLRLEVEAKTPSTEEPPVPESGVPPTPPSQDQEAGAGDLCALCGEHLYVLERSCADGRFFHRSCFRCHSCEAMLWPGGYGQHPGDGHFYCLQHLPQTGPKEDGTDLCPESQDVPTPDENSMPSGPSTSVVPQEGTSPVPNPSQPTRRLIRLSSPERQRLSSLNLTPDPELEPPPKPPRSCSALARQALEGSFVGWGMPVQSSQVVAMEEEQEQSPSSSEEEKEAEETVALHSDTEEALLILAKNSGTMSKYPTWRRTLLRRAREEEMKRFCKAQAVQRRLNEIETALGELEAEGMKVELALRSQSRSPEQHKALGLEQLLQLVRKKNSLLAEEAELMLTVKELNLQEEQWQLDQELRSYVNQEGALKTPADRQAEDQLLKKLVDVVNQRDELIRFQEERRLSELALEPGAQG; encoded by the exons ATGGCTTCACCCACCTCCACCAACCCAGCGCATGCCCACTTTGAGAGCTTCCTGCAGGCCCAGCTGTGCCAGGATGTGCTGAGCAGCTTCCAGGGGCTATGCGAGGCCCTAGGGCTAGAGCCCGGTGGGGGCCTACCCCAGTACCGCAAGATGAAGGCCCAGCTCAACTACTGGAGTGCCAAGTCGCTGTGGGCCAAGCTGGACAAGCGAGCAGGCCAGCCCGTCTACCAGCAGGGCCGGGCCTGCACCAACACCAAG TGCCTGGTGGTGGGTGCTGGACCCTGTGGGCTGCGGGCTGCTGCAGAGCTGGCCCTGCTGGGGGCCCGTGTGGTGCTGGTGGAGAAGCGCACCAAGTTCTCGCGCCACAACGTGCTGCACCTCTGGCCCTTCACCATCCATGACCTTAGGGCACTTGGCGCCAAGAAGTTCTATGGGCGCTTCTGCACAGGGACCCTGGACCACATCA gcATCCGGCAGCTTCAGCTGCTTTTGTTGAAAGTGGCATTACTGCTCGGGGTGGAAATTCACTGGGGTGTCACTTTCACCggcctccagccccctcccaaaAAGG GGAGTGGCTGGCGTGCCCAGCTCcagcccagccccccagcccaaCTGGCCAACTATGAATTTGATGTTCTCATCTCTGCTGCCGGAGGTAAATTCGTCCCTGAAG GCTTCACAGTGCGAGAAATGCGTGGCAAACTGGCCATTGGCATCACGGTCAACTTTGTGAATGGACGCACAGTGGAAGAGACGCAGGTGCCTGAGATCAGCGGCGTGGCCAGGATCTACAACCAGAGCTTCTTCCAGAGTCTGCTCAAAGCCACAG GCATTGATCTGGAGAACATCGTGTACTATAAGGATGACACCCACTACTTTGTGATGACAGCCAAGAAGCAGTGCCTGCTGCGGCTGGGGGTGCTGCGTCAG CCCTTCTGGCCCCTGGGCACTGGAGTGGCTCGGGGCTTCTTGGCAGCCTTTGATGCCGCCTGGATGGTGAAGCGGTGGGCAGAGGGTGCTGGGCCCCTAGAAGTGTTGGCCGAGCG GGAGAGCTTGTACCAGCTCCTCTCACAGACCTCCCCAGAAAACATGCACCGCAACGTGGCGCAGTACGGGCTGGACCCAGCCACCCGCTACCCCACCCTGAACCTCCGGGCGGTGACTCCCAATCAG GTACGAGACCTGTATGACGTGGCAGCCAAGGAGCCTGTGAGGAGGAACAGCGACAAGATAGACGGCGGAAGTCCAGCCA CGGGCTCGGCAGGCAGCCAGGAGTTGTTGCGCTGGTGCCAGGAGCAGACCGCTGGGTACCCGGGCGTCCACGTCACCGACCTGTCCTCCTCCTGGGCTGACGGGCGGGCCCTGTGCGCCCTGCTGCACCGGCTGCGGCCCGGCCTGCT GGAACCCTCAGAGCTGCAAGGGCTGGGGGCCCTGGAAGCCACTGCTTGGGCACTAAAGATGGCGGAGTATGAGCTGGGCATCACGCCCATGCTGTCCGCAAAGGCGGTGGTGGCAGGGAGCGACCCACTGGGCCTCATCGCATACCTCAGCCACTTCCATAGCACCTTCAAGAACGTGCCCCACAGCCCAG gccCTGCCAGCCAAGGCTTTCCCGGGACCCCCAGTGCTGTGCTATTCCTTGGCAAACTGCAGAGGACCCTGCAACGGACCCGGGCCCAG GAAAATGGGGAGGATACTGGTGGCAAGAAGCTGCGCCTGGAG GTAGAGGCTAAGACCCCAAGTACTGAGGAGCCACCTGTCCCGGAGTCTGGTGTACCCCCGACACCCCCATCCCAAGACCAGGAG GCTGGTGCCGGGGACCTGTGTGCACTCTGTGGGGAACACCTCTACGTCCTGGAACGCTCCTGTGCCGATGGCCGTTTCTTTCACCGGAGCTGCTTCCGCTGCCACAGCTGTGAGGCCATGCTGTGGCCCGGTGGCTACGGGCAGCACCCAGGAGACG GACACTTCTACTGCCTCCAGCACCTGCCCCAGACAGGTCCCAAAGAGGATGGCACTGACCTCTGCCCTGAGAGTCAG GACGTCCCCACACCAGATGAAAACAGCATGCCATCGGGGCCCTCAACTTCTGTCGTCCCCCAGGAGGGGACCAGTCCTGTCCCAAACCCCAGCCAGCCTACCCGCCGGCTGATCCGCCTCTCCAGCCCAGAACGCCAGCGGCTGTCCTCCCTTAATCTGACCCCTGACCCAGAACTGGAGCCTCCACCCAAGCCTCCCCGCAGCTGCTCGGCCTTGGCCCGCCAGGCCCTGGAGGGCAGCTTTGTAGGTTGGGGAATGCCAGTCCAGAGCTCTCAAG TTGTGGCcatggaggaggagcaggaacAGAGTCCCTCCTCCagtgaggaggaaaaggaagcagaggaaacCGTGGCTTTGCACTCAGACACGGAGGAG GCTCTGCTGATCTTGGCCAAGAACTCAGGCACCATGAGCAAGTACCCAACATGGCGTCGGACTCTGTTGCGCCGCGCTagggaggaggagatgaagcGGTTCTGCAAGGCCCAG GCTGTCCAGCGGCGACTAAATGAAATTGAGACTGCTCTAGGGGAGCTGGAGGCTGAGGGCATGAAGGTGGAGCTGGCCTTGAGAAGCCAGAGCA GATCCCCAGAACAGCACAAGGCACTGGGGCTGGAACAGCTGCTACAGCTCGTTCGGAAGAAAAACAGCCTACTGGCGGAGGAAGCTGAGCTCATGCTCAC GGTGAAAGAGCTGAACCTGCAGGAGGAACAGTGGCAGCTGGACCAGGAGCTACGAAGCTACGTAAACCAGGAAG GAGCCCTAAAGACCCCTGCCGATCGGCAGGCTGAGGACCAGCTCCTGAAGAAGCTGGTGGATGTGGTGAACCAGCGAGATGAACTTATCCGCTTCCAGGAAGAACGCAGGCTCAGTGAGCTGGCCTTGGAGCCGGGGGCCCAGGGCTAA
- the MICAL1 gene encoding F-actin-monooxygenase MICAL1 isoform X2 — MASPTSTNPAHAHFESFLQAQLCQDVLSSFQGLCEALGLEPGGGLPQYRKMKAQLNYWSAKSLWAKLDKRAGQPVYQQGRACTNTKCLVVGAGPCGLRAAAELALLGARVVLVEKRTKFSRHNVLHLWPFTIHDLRALGAKKFYGRFCTGTLDHISIRQLQLLLLKVALLLGVEIHWGVTFTGLQPPPKKGSGWRAQLQPSPPAQLANYEFDVLISAAGGKFVPEGFTVREMRGKLAIGITVNFVNGRTVEETQVPEISGVARIYNQSFFQSLLKATGIDLENIVYYKDDTHYFVMTAKKQCLLRLGVLRQDWPEIDRLLGSANVVPEALQRFVRAAADFATHGKLGKLEFARDAHGRPDISAFDFTSMMRAESSARVQEKHGARLLLGLVGDCLVEPFWPLGTGVARGFLAAFDAAWMVKRWAEGAGPLEVLAERESLYQLLSQTSPENMHRNVAQYGLDPATRYPTLNLRAVTPNQVRDLYDVAAKEPVRRNSDKIDGGSPAMGSQELLRWCQEQTAGYPGVHVTDLSSSWADGRALCALLHRLRPGLLEPSELQGLGALEATAWALKMAEYELGITPMLSAKAVVAGSDPLGLIAYLSHFHSTFKNVPHSPGGLEGPASQGFPGTPSAVLFLGKLQRTLQRTRAQENGEDTGGKKLRLEVEAKTPSTEEPPVPESGVPPTPPSQDQEAGAGDLCALCGEHLYVLERSCADGRFFHRSCFRCHSCEAMLWPGGYGQHPGDGHFYCLQHLPQTGPKEDGTDLCPESQEGTSPVPNPSQPTRRLIRLSSPERQRLSSLNLTPDPELEPPPKPPRSCSALARQALEGSFVGWGMPVQSSQVVAMEEEQEQSPSSSEEEKEAEETVALHSDTEEALLILAKNSGTMSKYPTWRRTLLRRAREEEMKRFCKAQAVQRRLNEIETALGELEAEGMKVELALRSQSRSPEQHKALGLEQLLQLVRKKNSLLAEEAELMLTVKELNLQEEQWQLDQELRSYVNQEGALKTPADRQAEDQLLKKLVDVVNQRDELIRFQEERRLSELALEPGAQG; from the exons ATGGCTTCACCCACCTCCACCAACCCAGCGCATGCCCACTTTGAGAGCTTCCTGCAGGCCCAGCTGTGCCAGGATGTGCTGAGCAGCTTCCAGGGGCTATGCGAGGCCCTAGGGCTAGAGCCCGGTGGGGGCCTACCCCAGTACCGCAAGATGAAGGCCCAGCTCAACTACTGGAGTGCCAAGTCGCTGTGGGCCAAGCTGGACAAGCGAGCAGGCCAGCCCGTCTACCAGCAGGGCCGGGCCTGCACCAACACCAAG TGCCTGGTGGTGGGTGCTGGACCCTGTGGGCTGCGGGCTGCTGCAGAGCTGGCCCTGCTGGGGGCCCGTGTGGTGCTGGTGGAGAAGCGCACCAAGTTCTCGCGCCACAACGTGCTGCACCTCTGGCCCTTCACCATCCATGACCTTAGGGCACTTGGCGCCAAGAAGTTCTATGGGCGCTTCTGCACAGGGACCCTGGACCACATCA gcATCCGGCAGCTTCAGCTGCTTTTGTTGAAAGTGGCATTACTGCTCGGGGTGGAAATTCACTGGGGTGTCACTTTCACCggcctccagccccctcccaaaAAGG GGAGTGGCTGGCGTGCCCAGCTCcagcccagccccccagcccaaCTGGCCAACTATGAATTTGATGTTCTCATCTCTGCTGCCGGAGGTAAATTCGTCCCTGAAG GCTTCACAGTGCGAGAAATGCGTGGCAAACTGGCCATTGGCATCACGGTCAACTTTGTGAATGGACGCACAGTGGAAGAGACGCAGGTGCCTGAGATCAGCGGCGTGGCCAGGATCTACAACCAGAGCTTCTTCCAGAGTCTGCTCAAAGCCACAG GCATTGATCTGGAGAACATCGTGTACTATAAGGATGACACCCACTACTTTGTGATGACAGCCAAGAAGCAGTGCCTGCTGCGGCTGGGGGTGCTGCGTCAG GACTGGCCGGAGATCGACCGGCTATTGGGCAGCGCCAATGTGGTGCCCGAGGCTCTGCAGCGCTTCGTCCGGGCAGCTGCTGACTTCGCCACCCACGGCAAGCTCGGGAAGCTGGAGTTTGCCCGGGACGCCCACGGGCGCCCTGACATCTCTGCCTTTGATTTCACAAGCATGATGCGGGCAGAGAGTTCTGCTCGAGTGCAGGAGAAGCACGGCGCCCGCCTGctgctggggctggtgggggacTGCCTGGTGGAG CCCTTCTGGCCCCTGGGCACTGGAGTGGCTCGGGGCTTCTTGGCAGCCTTTGATGCCGCCTGGATGGTGAAGCGGTGGGCAGAGGGTGCTGGGCCCCTAGAAGTGTTGGCCGAGCG GGAGAGCTTGTACCAGCTCCTCTCACAGACCTCCCCAGAAAACATGCACCGCAACGTGGCGCAGTACGGGCTGGACCCAGCCACCCGCTACCCCACCCTGAACCTCCGGGCGGTGACTCCCAATCAG GTACGAGACCTGTATGACGTGGCAGCCAAGGAGCCTGTGAGGAGGAACAGCGACAAGATAGACGGCGGAAGTCCAGCCATGG GCAGCCAGGAGTTGTTGCGCTGGTGCCAGGAGCAGACCGCTGGGTACCCGGGCGTCCACGTCACCGACCTGTCCTCCTCCTGGGCTGACGGGCGGGCCCTGTGCGCCCTGCTGCACCGGCTGCGGCCCGGCCTGCT GGAACCCTCAGAGCTGCAAGGGCTGGGGGCCCTGGAAGCCACTGCTTGGGCACTAAAGATGGCGGAGTATGAGCTGGGCATCACGCCCATGCTGTCCGCAAAGGCGGTGGTGGCAGGGAGCGACCCACTGGGCCTCATCGCATACCTCAGCCACTTCCATAGCACCTTCAAGAACGTGCCCCACAGCCCAGGTGGCCTGGAGG gccCTGCCAGCCAAGGCTTTCCCGGGACCCCCAGTGCTGTGCTATTCCTTGGCAAACTGCAGAGGACCCTGCAACGGACCCGGGCCCAG GAAAATGGGGAGGATACTGGTGGCAAGAAGCTGCGCCTGGAG GTAGAGGCTAAGACCCCAAGTACTGAGGAGCCACCTGTCCCGGAGTCTGGTGTACCCCCGACACCCCCATCCCAAGACCAGGAG GCTGGTGCCGGGGACCTGTGTGCACTCTGTGGGGAACACCTCTACGTCCTGGAACGCTCCTGTGCCGATGGCCGTTTCTTTCACCGGAGCTGCTTCCGCTGCCACAGCTGTGAGGCCATGCTGTGGCCCGGTGGCTACGGGCAGCACCCAGGAGACG GACACTTCTACTGCCTCCAGCACCTGCCCCAGACAGGTCCCAAAGAGGATGGCACTGACCTCTGCCCTGAGAGTCAG GAGGGGACCAGTCCTGTCCCAAACCCCAGCCAGCCTACCCGCCGGCTGATCCGCCTCTCCAGCCCAGAACGCCAGCGGCTGTCCTCCCTTAATCTGACCCCTGACCCAGAACTGGAGCCTCCACCCAAGCCTCCCCGCAGCTGCTCGGCCTTGGCCCGCCAGGCCCTGGAGGGCAGCTTTGTAGGTTGGGGAATGCCAGTCCAGAGCTCTCAAG TTGTGGCcatggaggaggagcaggaacAGAGTCCCTCCTCCagtgaggaggaaaaggaagcagaggaaacCGTGGCTTTGCACTCAGACACGGAGGAG GCTCTGCTGATCTTGGCCAAGAACTCAGGCACCATGAGCAAGTACCCAACATGGCGTCGGACTCTGTTGCGCCGCGCTagggaggaggagatgaagcGGTTCTGCAAGGCCCAG GCTGTCCAGCGGCGACTAAATGAAATTGAGACTGCTCTAGGGGAGCTGGAGGCTGAGGGCATGAAGGTGGAGCTGGCCTTGAGAAGCCAGAGCA GATCCCCAGAACAGCACAAGGCACTGGGGCTGGAACAGCTGCTACAGCTCGTTCGGAAGAAAAACAGCCTACTGGCGGAGGAAGCTGAGCTCATGCTCAC GGTGAAAGAGCTGAACCTGCAGGAGGAACAGTGGCAGCTGGACCAGGAGCTACGAAGCTACGTAAACCAGGAAG GAGCCCTAAAGACCCCTGCCGATCGGCAGGCTGAGGACCAGCTCCTGAAGAAGCTGGTGGATGTGGTGAACCAGCGAGATGAACTTATCCGCTTCCAGGAAGAACGCAGGCTCAGTGAGCTGGCCTTGGAGCCGGGGGCCCAGGGCTAA